Part of the Burkholderia humptydooensis genome, CCCATGCGCGCTCCTTTGCCGGCGGCGTTATTGGACGACGAACTCGGTGAACAGCACGTCGTCGACGCGCGCGCTCAGGTTGCCCGGCTGAGTCGGCTGCTCGATCAGCGTCTTCAGCTCGTCGGCGAGCGCGTGCTTGCCTTCGAGCGTCGCGAGCTGCTCGGGATGCTTGTTCGACAGCGCGAGCAGGATCCGGCTGCGCAGCTCCGGCATGTGCTGGGTCAGGTACTCCTGCGCCTTCGGATCGGTCAGCTTCAGCGAGAGGCCGACGCGCAGGTAGTGCTGAGCGCCGTCGTCCGACTGGAGATTCACGGTGAGCGGCTCGAGCGCGAAGAACACGGGCACCGCGAGCGGCGGGGGCGCGCTCGGCGCCGCGCCGCGCGCGCCTTCCTTCGACAGCACGAAATACGTGCCGCCCGCGGCGGCGGCGGCGGCGACGATCCCGATCAGCAGGAAAAGGACGACGCGCTTGAGCTTGCCGGACGAGGCCGGTTTGTCGACGGTCGGGTTTGCGGTGGTAGCCATGACGTGCCTGCGGGAAGACTCTAGGTAGCCTGCATTGTTCGGCATCCGGGCCGCGCACGATGGGCGGAATAGAGGGGGGATTTGCGGCTATCTCAGCCGTTTGTCCGTCGGGCGGGCGAGGGCGGCGGGGGCGATCGGGCGCGGCGGACACGGCCGGGCGCAAGCGATGCGGCGGGCGAGAGCGGCGGGCGGGCCTGGCTGTGCGGGCGAAAAGGCGGGGCGAAAAGGCGGGGTGAGCGGGAGGGAGGAACGGGGGAAGAACAGGACGATGCGGACGGGAAATTCGGGCTGACCGGACGCGAACCGCCGGGCGCCGGCCCGGCGAATCAGATCGGCAGCAACGTCAGCAACGGCGCGATCAGCACCATCGCGACGCCCGCGATCATCATCGTGAGGCTCGACACGACGCCTTCCTCGCTGCCGATCTCGCGCGCCTTCGCGGTGCCCACCGCATGCGCGGCCGCGCCGAACAGCGCGCCGCGCGCGAGCCGCGAGCGCAGCGGCACGAGCGCGAGCACGAATTCGCCGACGAGCATCCCGCAAATCCCGGTCGCGATCACGAAGAGCGCGGTGAGGTCTCGCGGCGCGTGGATCCGGTCGGACACGGCGAGCGCGAACGGCGTCGACACCGAGCGCGTGACGAGGCTGCGCTGCAGCTCGGGCGACAGGTGCAGCAGCTTCGACAGCAGCAGCGACCCGCAGATCGCGACCGCGATCCCGACGACGACGCCCACCGCGAGCGAGAACCAGTGGCGCTTCATCAGCTCGCGGTATTCGTAGATCGGCACGGCGAACGCGATCGTCGCCGGGCCGAGCAGCCACATCAGCCAGCGCGTGTCGCGGAAGTAGACCGCGTACGGAATGCCCGTCAGCGCGACGAACGAGACGAGCACGGCCGGCACGAGCACGAGCGGCGAGAAGAACAGCGTCTTGCGGTACGCGTAGAGCCGCTTCGACGCGAAATAGAGCGCGATCGTCAGCGCGAAGCAGCCGGCGGAAATCGCGGCGCTCGAAGGCGCGGCAAGCAACGAGAGATCGGGCGTCGTCATGATGCAGTCCTTGGAACCGATGCCATAAACGAATGGAAGTGAAACTGGGGCGCCGGCCTCAGGCCCGCGTGCGGCGGCGGCCGGCGCGCACGCGCGTCACCGCGAGGCGCCGTTCGAAGCCCGCCGCGACGTCGACCGCGATCGCAACCGACAGCATCACGAACGTGGTCCCCGCGACGACGACGAGCGCGAGCCGCCAGCCGTCCGCCTTGAAGAGCCCGCCGTACTGGACCGCCGCGACGGTCGCCGGGATGAAGAAGAGCAGCATGTCGGACAGCAGCCAGTTCGCACCGTCCTTCACCCAGCCGGGCGCGACGCGGCCGGACAGCAGCAGCGCGAGCAGCACCGCGAGGCCGACCACGCCGGACGGCACCGGCACGCCGAGCGCGCGCACCGCCCAGTCGATCGCCGCCCACAGCGCGCCGAGCGCCGCCGTCTGCAGCGCGATGCGCGCCGCGCGGCCGGTGCGCGCGGGCGCCGCCGCCGGGCGGGCCGCCGCTGCTGCCGTAGCCGAGATCCTGCTCATCGAACGCTCCCGAAATGCCTTGCTTTACAGAATGGAGGCAGTATAGGATTCACGCGTTCATAAATAAAATGACTTGGTTCTATAAAAACCATTCCGTTTGGGAATCTTCACCGATTCGCTCACTGAACAGGAGTCGCCGATGGAGCTGCGCGCGTTGCGTTATTTCGTCGAGGTCGTCAGGCAGCAGAGCTTCACCGTGGCG contains:
- the fliL gene encoding flagellar basal body-associated protein FliL, whose amino-acid sequence is MATTANPTVDKPASSGKLKRVVLFLLIGIVAAAAAAGGTYFVLSKEGARGAAPSAPPPLAVPVFFALEPLTVNLQSDDGAQHYLRVGLSLKLTDPKAQEYLTQHMPELRSRILLALSNKHPEQLATLEGKHALADELKTLIEQPTQPGNLSARVDDVLFTEFVVQ
- a CDS encoding CidA/LrgA family protein, coding for MSRISATAAAAARPAAAPARTGRAARIALQTAALGALWAAIDWAVRALGVPVPSGVVGLAVLLALLLSGRVAPGWVKDGANWLLSDMLLFFIPATVAAVQYGGLFKADGWRLALVVVAGTTFVMLSVAIAVDVAAGFERRLAVTRVRAGRRRTRA
- a CDS encoding LrgB family protein; translated protein: MTTPDLSLLAAPSSAAISAGCFALTIALYFASKRLYAYRKTLFFSPLVLVPAVLVSFVALTGIPYAVYFRDTRWLMWLLGPATIAFAVPIYEYRELMKRHWFSLAVGVVVGIAVAICGSLLLSKLLHLSPELQRSLVTRSVSTPFALAVSDRIHAPRDLTALFVIATGICGMLVGEFVLALVPLRSRLARGALFGAAAHAVGTAKAREIGSEEGVVSSLTMMIAGVAMVLIAPLLTLLPI